In Serratia liquefaciens ATCC 27592, the genomic stretch TGGACAGCCGTGAGTAATCCGCGGTTTCGGGGCGCGAAAGCATCACGTTCAACGACTGTTTGGCGGCGGCGATCAGCGGTTCCTGACCTTTCTGCACCGCGGGATCCTCATAGGAGGATTTCCAGATCGGCAGACTAAGCTTGGCGTACTTGTCCTGCACCGGCTGCGAGGTCATGTAACTGATGTACTGCCAGGCCTGATCGGGGTGGGCGCTGGCCTTGGCAATGCCGAGACCCATGGAGCCATTCACCGCAGAAACCTGACCGGCCTCGGAGCCCGGTGCAGGCACGATACCGACGTCGCCGGCCACCTTGCTTTGCTTCGGATCGTTGGCCATGTTGTACATATAGGTCCAGTTCAGTGCGAAGGCTGCATCCCCGTTGGAGAAGGCCTTGCGCACGTCCTCCTCAAGATACTCGCGAGAATTCGGGTTGGTGAGCCCCTTATCCAGTGACGCTTTCATGTAGCTGGCGGCCTGCAGCGAACCCGGGCTGGAGAAGGTGATTTTGCCCTGCTGGATGAACTGGCCCTTGAAGGCCGACACCAGCGTGGTGTAGTCGCAAACCAGCGCTTCGGCCTGTGACCAGCTCCACACCAGCGGGTACTTGACCACGTTTTTCTGCTTCAGAATTTCCGCCTGCTGTTCCAGCTCCTGCCAGGTTTTCGGCGGGGCGGCAATACCGGCCTTGGCCAGCATGGCCTTGTTGTAATACAGGTATTTGGTATCGAGGATCCACGGCATGCCCCAGCGCTTGTCTTTGTAGGTGACGGTGGTCATGGCGCCGGCAAAGATTTTGGCGCTGTCGTCGGCGCTGATGCGCGCGGTGACGTCTTGCAGCAGGCCGAACTTGGTGAATTCCGCCGGCCAGATGGCGTCGAACAGCACCACGTCGTAGCCATTGCTGCCGGCACCACGTGCCGCGACGATTTTATCGTGCAGCGCCTCGTAAGGGACAAACTCCAGATTAACGGTGATATCCGGGTGTTGTTTGCTGAAGTCCGCGGTCATGGCGCGGATATCGTTTTCACTGTAGGCCGCCTGGGTCATAAACAACGCGCTAATTTGCGTGGGGGCGGCATAGGCGGATGAGAGACTGAGCGCCAGGGCAGACAAAGTACAGACTGCCGTAGCGGCAAGGGTATGGCTTTTCATTGTGCGTTCTCCGGTGTTAAAAAGATTTTTAAATCAATTTGATTGCTTTATTGGAGGGCACCATACTGCAAAGACGATTTCCCTTTCTGCATAGGCAGTTATGACGACTTCCGGCACTAACCTTGAACATGCTCGCGCACACAACCGGCGCGTAGTGATAGAGGCTATCCGTCTGCACGGAGAACTGACCCGTGCCGAAATTGCCCGGCTGACCTCACTGACGCCGCAAACCGTTTCAAACATCGCAACCGAGCTGGAACAGGCCGGCATTCTCTCCTCGCACCTGCCGCGTCGTGCCGGCGGGCGAGGTCAGCCGGCCACGCCGTTGACTCTTAACCCAGACAGTGCGTATTCCATCGGCATCCATCTGGATCACCAGTCCCTGCTGATGATCGTGGTTGATCTGTCAGGTAGCGTACGTTTCCACCGGCTGATTATGGTGCAAAAGCCGCAACCTGCTGCGACCTTGAAACTGATTTGTGATGTACTGCAAGAAATGCGCCAGCAGCCGGATCTGGCCTGGGGGAAAATGCTGGGGATCGGCGTGGTAATGCCGGGGCCGTTTGGCGTGGAAGGGATTTCATCGGTGGGGCCGACCACGCTCAACGGTTGGGAAAATATCGATGTGGTGGCTGAACTTAACGCGCAAAGCGGCCTGCCGGTGACGCTGGAGAACGATGCCACCGTCGCCGCCATCGGCGAGCGTTTGCACGGCGTAGCCAGACAGCTGAATTCGTTTATTTATTTGTATCTCGGTACCGGGCTTGGCGCGGGGATTTTCACCGATGGCCGAATTTATACCGGCCATGCGCACAATGCTGGTGAAGTCGGCCACATGATTGTGCAACCGGGCGGGCGCGCCTGCTACTGCGGTAACCAGGGCTGCCTGGAACGTTATGTCTCGCTGCAGGCGGCCTACGAGAGCTGCGGGCTGGATCCGATGAGCGCCAGACCACAAGACTTGCTGGCATTGCCGCAGTCGCAGATTGACACCTGGCTGGATTCGGCGGTGCCTGCGTTACGTCAGGCGATCAACATCGTCGAATGCATGTTTGACGCTGAAGCCGTGATTATCGGCGGCCTGATGCCGGAAAGCCTCGTGGCGCAACTGATCAAACGGTTGGTGCCGCTGCATCGCTCGGTGCGCAGCAAATACCTCGACGGCCTGCGGGTGCGGCTGGGCACCACCGGTGCGGATACCGCCGCATTGGGGGCGGCGGCACTGCCGCTGTTCGATGAATTCAATCCCCGTTATGAAGTGTTATTGAAGTCATAAAACCCATCCTCCGATTTATATTCTTGCCCAATAATGGTGCAGGCTAATCATTAATCCAATATAAGCAAACGGTTGCTATTTAAGGGCAACCGTTTGCTTATATTCTGCTTATTTTTCGTTGGCTCGGAATATTGTTCGGTGAATTTTATCCTTCTGTTTTTAAACATAAATAGTCAATAAAAAACCGACTGGCACGCGGCTTGCTATTCTTAAATCAACATCTGCGATCGATAAAAAGACCGCCATCGCTCTCCAGGCTGAATTGACTCAGCCGGGTGCTGTGCGCTGGTCGGTAGAGAAGGAAAGCAAAATGAACATGCCATTCACCACGGCGATCCGTGGCAATTTTTTCGACATCGCGGCCTGCGTGGATCATCCGCAGCAATTAGGTCAGCAACTGCGACATATTCCTGACGGGTTAATGCTGCTCCATGAAGGTGCGATTGCCTGGTTCGGCAGCTGGCAGCAGGGCGAATCGCTGTTGCCGCCGGGGTTTGAGGTCGCTCATTATCCGGACAAACTGATCGTGCCGGGTTTTATCGACACCCATATTCACTACCCGCAAACCGAAATGATCGGCGCCTATGGCGAGCAACTGCTGACCTGGCTGAAAAACTATACCTTCCCGACAGAAAGCCAATTTTGCTGCGAACAGCACTCTGACAAAATGTCGGCATTCTTTCTGCAGCAGCTGTTAAGCAACGGCACCACTACGGCGCTGGTATTTGGCACCGTGCATCCTCAGTCGGTTGAAGCGCTGTTCCGCCAGGCGGCGGCGCTGAACATGCGCTTGATTGCCGGTAAGGTGATGATGGATCGCCATGCGCCGGAAGCCTTGCTGGAAAGCCCGGAACAGAGCTACCGCCAAACGCGAGCGCTGATTGAGCGCTGGCACGGCAAACAGCGGCTAAGTTACGCCATTACGCCACGCTTTGCGCCCACCAGCACCCCGGCACTGCTTGAGCAGGTGCAGCGGCTGCGCCAGGAATTTCCGGACGCCTACCTGCACACCCATCTGAGCGAAAATCTTGATGAAGTGGCCTGGGTGAAAGAGTTGTTCCCCGACAGCCGCAGCTATCTGGACGTGTACCACCAGTACGGGCTGACCGGAGAGAAAAGCGTGTTCGCCCACTGTTTGCATCTGGAAGAACAAGAGTGGGATTGCCTGTGCCAAACCCGTTCGGCGATCGCCTTTTGCCCAACCTCGAATCTGTTTCTGGGCAGCGGTTTGTTCAACCTGCAAAAGGCCTGGCAGAAGCAGGTCAGGCTGGGTATCGGCACCGACGTCGGGGCCGGGACCACCTTTAACATGCTGGAAACGCTGGGTGAGGCTTACAAGGTCGCTCAGCTGCAGCGCTATCAGCTTTCCGCCTGTGAAGCCTTCTACCACGCGACGCTGGGCGGAGCTCGAGCCCTGTCGCTCGACGACAAAATCGGCAACTTCGACGTGGGCAAAGAGGCGGATTTTGTGGTGCTGGATCCGGCCGTGTCACCGCTGCAAAAGTTGCGACATGAAAACAGCCGCGAACTGGCGGAGCAACTGTTTGTGTTGATGACCCTGGGTGACGATCGCAATGTTTATCGTACTTACGTCGACGGCAAAGTGGTGTACCGAACGGCCAAGTGCCAGGAGGCGGCATGATCCAGTTTCTGCTTAATCAAACCCTGAAAACAGAAACCGCACTCGATCCCAACACCACGGTGCTGAACTATCTGCGGCGTGACCTTGGCCGCTGCGGCACCAAAGAGGGCTGTGCCTCCGGCGATTGCGGCGCTTGTACCGTGGTGTTGGCCGAGCCGGAAGGCGATCGGCTGCGTTATCGCAGCGTTAATGCCTGTCTGACCTTCGTCAGCGCGTTGCACGGCAAACAGTTGATCACCGTAGAGGATCTGAAACAGCAGGGGGAATTGCACGGCGTGCAGCAGGCTATGGTCGACTGCCACGGCTCACAGTGCGGTTTTTGTACACCGGGTTTCGTGATGTCGATGTTCTGCCTGCAAAAAAACACAGCGTCCTATCAACGCGAACAGGCGCAGCAGGCACTGGCCGGCAACCTGTGCCGCTGTACCGGCTATCGCCCGATTTTGGCGGCGGCGCAGCAGGCGTGCGATAACCCTCAGCCAGACAGCTTCGACCACCACCAGCCACAAACGCTGCAACGGCTGCAGGCCATCCGTGCCGCAACGCCGCTGGAGGCTGAGGGCAAGCGCTGTTTGCTGCCGCAGAGCCTCGATGAGCTGGCGCGGCTCTATCAACAGCACCCGCAGGCCAAACTGCTGGCCGGCGGGACCGATCTGGCGCTGGAAATCACCCAGCGGCATCAGGATATCCCGCTGATCATCGCTATTGGCCAAATCGAGGCGCTCAGGCAGGTAAGCTGGCAGGGCGATCGTCTGGTGATTGGCGCCGGCGCCGCGTTGAGCGATTTGTATCCGATGTTGGCCAACTATCATCCGGCCTTTGGTGAACTGCTGGCGCGTTTTGCTTCTCAGCAGATCCGCAATCAGGGCACGTTGGGGGGCAATATTGCCAATGCTTCACCGATTGGTGACGGTGCGCCCTTATTGCTGGCGCTGGACGCGCTGCTGATCCTGCGCTGTGGCGCTACCCAGCGTGAACTGCCGTTGAACGACTTCTTCCTTGGCTACCGCCAAACCGCACTGCAGCCGGGGGAACTTATTGAAAGTATCGTACTGCCTGCCAGCGCACCGGCGGACTTTCGTGCCTGGAAAGTCTCCAAACGCCTGGAAGACGACATTTCGGCCGTGTGCGGCGCTTTCAATTTGACCTTTGATCAAGGCGTTATCTGCAGCGCCCGCGTGGCGTTCGGCGGCATGGCGGCGACCCCGAAACGCGCCGAACTCTGTGAGCAGCAACTGGTTGGGCAGCCCTGGCGGCGAGAAACCCTTGAGCAAGCGGCACAGGCGTTGGCGCAGGACTTTACGCCGCTGAGCGATTTCCGCGCCAGCAGCGCTTACCGTTTGCTGGTGGCGCAAAACCTGCTGCGCCGCTACTTCATTGCGCTGACAGCGCCGCAGCTGGCAATAGAGGTGACCGCTCATGAGTAATCGCAAAGGGACCGAACACACCCAGGAACACCTGGCAGAACGTTTCCGCCAGTCGTTAACCAGCGGCGTAGGCCGCAGCCGCAAGCACGAGAGTGCCGACAAGCACGTCAGCGGTGAAGCGCAATACATCGACGACAGGCTTGAGTTTCCGAACCAATTGCATCTGGCGGCCAGGCTGAGCGAACGGGCTCATGCGCAGATCGAAAAGCTGGACCTGTCGGCTTGTTACGACTTTCCCGGCGTGGTAAGGGTGATCACCTGGCAGGA encodes the following:
- a CDS encoding extracellular solute-binding protein — its product is MKSHTLAATAVCTLSALALSLSSAYAAPTQISALFMTQAAYSENDIRAMTADFSKQHPDITVNLEFVPYEALHDKIVAARGAGSNGYDVVLFDAIWPAEFTKFGLLQDVTARISADDSAKIFAGAMTTVTYKDKRWGMPWILDTKYLYYNKAMLAKAGIAAPPKTWQELEQQAEILKQKNVVKYPLVWSWSQAEALVCDYTTLVSAFKGQFIQQGKITFSSPGSLQAASYMKASLDKGLTNPNSREYLEEDVRKAFSNGDAAFALNWTYMYNMANDPKQSKVAGDVGIVPAPGSEAGQVSAVNGSMGLGIAKASAHPDQAWQYISYMTSQPVQDKYAKLSLPIWKSSYEDPAVQKGQEPLIAAAKQSLNVMLSRPETADYSRLSNGLQQDLQQILQGKVTPQAGLDAATQSAARLR
- a CDS encoding ROK family transcriptional regulator, whose translation is MTTSGTNLEHARAHNRRVVIEAIRLHGELTRAEIARLTSLTPQTVSNIATELEQAGILSSHLPRRAGGRGQPATPLTLNPDSAYSIGIHLDHQSLLMIVVDLSGSVRFHRLIMVQKPQPAATLKLICDVLQEMRQQPDLAWGKMLGIGVVMPGPFGVEGISSVGPTTLNGWENIDVVAELNAQSGLPVTLENDATVAAIGERLHGVARQLNSFIYLYLGTGLGAGIFTDGRIYTGHAHNAGEVGHMIVQPGGRACYCGNQGCLERYVSLQAAYESCGLDPMSARPQDLLALPQSQIDTWLDSAVPALRQAINIVECMFDAEAVIIGGLMPESLVAQLIKRLVPLHRSVRSKYLDGLRVRLGTTGADTAALGAAALPLFDEFNPRYEVLLKS
- the guaD gene encoding guanine deaminase gives rise to the protein MNMPFTTAIRGNFFDIAACVDHPQQLGQQLRHIPDGLMLLHEGAIAWFGSWQQGESLLPPGFEVAHYPDKLIVPGFIDTHIHYPQTEMIGAYGEQLLTWLKNYTFPTESQFCCEQHSDKMSAFFLQQLLSNGTTTALVFGTVHPQSVEALFRQAAALNMRLIAGKVMMDRHAPEALLESPEQSYRQTRALIERWHGKQRLSYAITPRFAPTSTPALLEQVQRLRQEFPDAYLHTHLSENLDEVAWVKELFPDSRSYLDVYHQYGLTGEKSVFAHCLHLEEQEWDCLCQTRSAIAFCPTSNLFLGSGLFNLQKAWQKQVRLGIGTDVGAGTTFNMLETLGEAYKVAQLQRYQLSACEAFYHATLGGARALSLDDKIGNFDVGKEADFVVLDPAVSPLQKLRHENSRELAEQLFVLMTLGDDRNVYRTYVDGKVVYRTAKCQEAA
- the xdhA gene encoding xanthine dehydrogenase small subunit; this encodes MIQFLLNQTLKTETALDPNTTVLNYLRRDLGRCGTKEGCASGDCGACTVVLAEPEGDRLRYRSVNACLTFVSALHGKQLITVEDLKQQGELHGVQQAMVDCHGSQCGFCTPGFVMSMFCLQKNTASYQREQAQQALAGNLCRCTGYRPILAAAQQACDNPQPDSFDHHQPQTLQRLQAIRAATPLEAEGKRCLLPQSLDELARLYQQHPQAKLLAGGTDLALEITQRHQDIPLIIAIGQIEALRQVSWQGDRLVIGAGAALSDLYPMLANYHPAFGELLARFASQQIRNQGTLGGNIANASPIGDGAPLLLALDALLILRCGATQRELPLNDFFLGYRQTALQPGELIESIVLPASAPADFRAWKVSKRLEDDISAVCGAFNLTFDQGVICSARVAFGGMAATPKRAELCEQQLVGQPWRRETLEQAAQALAQDFTPLSDFRASSAYRLLVAQNLLRRYFIALTAPQLAIEVTAHE